The proteins below come from a single Candidatus Flexicrinis affinis genomic window:
- a CDS encoding ABC transporter ATP-binding protein: MIQVENLCRRYGPHTALDGISFEAAPGEVVGLLGPNGAGKTTTMRILTGFMPPTSGRAVVAGFDVQTQSMQARGAVGYLPERVPLYPDMTVVGYVTFWAQMRGIRKAKAAAQQALEQVDLWDRRRSLVRSLSKGMRQRLGLAQALVHDPAVVILDEPTIGIDPQQVIDVRQAVRGLGAKHTVLFSTHILTEAEQVCDRVVILNQGRIVAQGTPSELRATLYAGDRLYVEVGKLNADAALKALKSATGVARVEPSGSGYLVYGQPNIDARPHVAGKIAAAGGLIVELRPVALTLEDIFLNLVTKAGPR, encoded by the coding sequence ATGATTCAGGTCGAAAACCTGTGCCGGCGCTACGGCCCGCATACGGCGTTGGACGGCATCAGCTTCGAAGCAGCACCCGGGGAGGTCGTCGGGTTGTTGGGGCCGAACGGCGCAGGCAAAACCACCACCATGCGCATCCTGACTGGCTTCATGCCGCCCACGTCGGGGCGCGCGGTGGTCGCCGGATTCGACGTCCAAACGCAGTCGATGCAAGCACGTGGAGCGGTCGGGTACCTGCCGGAGCGCGTCCCGCTGTACCCCGACATGACGGTTGTCGGCTACGTTACGTTCTGGGCGCAGATGCGCGGCATCCGCAAGGCTAAAGCCGCCGCCCAGCAGGCGCTCGAACAGGTCGACCTGTGGGATCGCCGCCGCTCACTCGTGCGCAGCCTGTCGAAAGGTATGCGTCAGCGGTTGGGGCTGGCGCAGGCGCTCGTCCACGACCCTGCTGTGGTGATCCTCGACGAGCCGACCATCGGCATCGACCCGCAGCAGGTGATCGACGTGCGTCAGGCCGTGCGCGGACTGGGTGCCAAGCACACCGTGTTGTTCAGCACGCACATCCTGACCGAAGCCGAGCAGGTCTGCGACCGGGTCGTGATCCTGAATCAAGGCCGCATTGTGGCGCAGGGCACGCCGTCCGAGCTGCGCGCCACGCTGTACGCCGGCGATCGGCTGTATGTCGAGGTCGGCAAGCTCAACGCGGACGCCGCGCTCAAGGCGCTCAAAAGTGCGACCGGCGTGGCCCGCGTTGAACCCAGCGGCAGCGGATACCTCGTCTACGGACAGCCCAACATCGATGCCCGTCCGCACGTCGCCGGCAAGATCGCCGCGGCAGGCGGGCTGATCGTCGAACTGCGGCCCGTTGCCCTCACGCTGGAAGACATCTTCCTCAATCTGGTGACGAAAGCAGGCCCGCGATGA
- a CDS encoding ABC transporter permease subunit gives MIGVGTVFRRELAAYFTSPVAYLIGAAFLLVTALVFNSNLTLALTQEPVNPAIVPNSLSFFLIFFGPVLTMRLFAEEAREGTLELLLTTPVTEVAIVLGKFLSAWVFYSLLLGATLVYQVTLSSVTQPETGQAISAYIGIWLYGGASLAIGLLCSALTESQVVAAFLSVAVLLLFYLGELAGQIVASIDMANLLRRLSMPGHYIGSFASGLVRFEDIIYYAGVIAIALFITLRVVELRRLR, from the coding sequence ATGATCGGCGTCGGCACCGTCTTCCGCCGCGAGCTGGCGGCCTACTTCACCTCGCCGGTCGCCTATCTGATCGGCGCGGCGTTCCTACTCGTCACGGCGCTGGTGTTCAACAGCAACCTCACGCTGGCGCTCACGCAGGAGCCGGTCAACCCGGCCATCGTGCCGAACTCGCTGTCGTTTTTCCTGATCTTCTTCGGCCCGGTGCTGACCATGCGCCTGTTCGCCGAGGAAGCGCGCGAGGGCACGCTCGAACTGCTGCTGACGACTCCCGTCACGGAAGTCGCCATCGTCCTCGGCAAGTTCCTGAGCGCGTGGGTGTTCTACAGCCTGCTGCTGGGCGCCACGCTGGTCTATCAAGTCACCCTATCGAGCGTCACCCAACCTGAGACGGGGCAGGCGATTTCCGCCTATATCGGCATCTGGCTCTACGGCGGCGCGTCGCTGGCGATCGGCCTGCTGTGCTCGGCGCTCACCGAAAGCCAAGTCGTCGCGGCATTTCTGAGCGTCGCCGTACTGCTGCTGTTCTACCTCGGCGAACTGGCCGGCCAGATCGTCGCCAGCATCGACATGGCGAACCTGCTGCGCCGCCTGTCGATGCCCGGTCATTACATCGGCTCGTTCGCGTCGGGGCTGGTGCGCTTCGAGGACATCATCTACTACGCCGGGGTGATCGCGATTGCGCTGTTTATCACGCTGCGAGTGGTTGAACTGCGGAGGCTGCGCTGA
- a CDS encoding Gldg family protein, giving the protein MAAMLRSRALRHIVITVVLTAVLMLAVSFLYARTEQAALTLDMTESRQFSLTPETLRILERVDRPIQVTGFYSSEALRFRELDDMIVRLYVDETDGLIRSAYYNPDDNPALATQFDLTYDGELFVSYLTDDGQIDFDTIVRVVTENSQERNITSALVRLLDINRFTVAFDSTYSDINPFDTTARGFTGIFNGLGANGILTTSLDLAGLAARAEDVPEDIDTVVLARTRQQLPPDAIAVLARFLERGGSLLILTDADFTEAPFLAEDSLFNAFLWQNFGIRMLDGIAIDALSNAGSELDLLSYALSDGSTITARLNDPEDTSTRAMFRVSRVVQIDDTPPVSNGMIIATSELSYAETDFASVLNANQYEFSLEDDIAGPVNLAAWAFDETTGARIVLVGDTDWATNGLVSNPVGNSILFTDAIRWLTGFGEELVFAPEGRATNLPTVFLSTQQLDQIALLTVVAMPVGLLLIGLAVWWMRRRA; this is encoded by the coding sequence ATGGCCGCGATGCTGCGCAGCAGGGCGCTTCGCCATATCGTCATCACGGTCGTGCTGACCGCAGTCCTCATGCTGGCCGTCAGCTTCCTGTATGCGCGCACCGAGCAGGCCGCGCTCACGCTCGATATGACCGAAAGCCGGCAGTTTTCGCTGACGCCTGAGACGCTGCGCATCCTCGAACGTGTGGATCGCCCGATTCAGGTCACCGGATTCTACTCGTCCGAGGCGCTGCGGTTCCGCGAACTGGACGACATGATCGTGCGGCTGTATGTCGACGAGACTGACGGGCTGATCCGCAGCGCGTACTACAACCCGGACGACAACCCGGCGCTCGCCACGCAGTTCGACCTGACCTACGACGGCGAGCTGTTCGTCTCGTACTTGACCGACGACGGCCAGATCGACTTCGACACGATCGTACGGGTCGTCACCGAGAACAGTCAGGAGCGCAACATCACCAGCGCGCTCGTGCGCTTGCTCGACATCAACCGGTTCACCGTGGCGTTCGACTCGACGTACAGCGACATCAACCCATTCGACACGACGGCGCGCGGGTTCACCGGAATCTTCAACGGGCTCGGCGCGAACGGTATCCTGACGACCTCGCTTGATCTGGCAGGGTTGGCGGCGCGCGCCGAGGACGTGCCAGAGGATATCGATACTGTAGTACTAGCCCGCACCCGCCAGCAGCTACCGCCAGACGCGATCGCCGTACTCGCGCGATTCCTCGAACGGGGCGGATCGCTCTTGATCCTGACCGATGCCGATTTCACCGAAGCGCCATTCTTGGCCGAGGACAGTCTGTTCAACGCGTTCTTGTGGCAGAACTTCGGCATCCGTATGTTGGACGGCATCGCCATCGACGCGCTTTCGAACGCCGGCAGCGAGCTGGACCTGCTCAGCTATGCGCTGTCGGATGGTTCGACCATTACGGCGCGGCTAAACGACCCCGAGGACACCTCGACACGGGCAATGTTCCGCGTGTCGCGTGTGGTTCAGATCGACGACACCCCACCGGTCTCGAACGGCATGATCATCGCGACCAGCGAACTCAGCTACGCCGAGACCGACTTCGCCAGCGTCCTGAACGCCAATCAGTACGAGTTCAGCCTCGAAGACGACATCGCTGGGCCGGTCAACCTCGCGGCATGGGCTTTCGATGAAACGACCGGCGCACGCATCGTGCTGGTCGGCGATACGGACTGGGCGACCAACGGTTTGGTAAGCAACCCGGTGGGTAACAGCATCTTATTTACAGACGCGATCCGCTGGCTGACAGGCTTCGGCGAAGAACTGGTGTTCGCGCCAGAAGGACGCGCAACCAACCTCCCTACGGTATTCCTCAGCACGCAGCAGCTTGACCAAATCGCACTACTGACCGTGGTCGCGATGCCTGTCGGCCTGCTGCTGATCGGACTAGCGGTGTGGTGGATGCGGCGGCGCGCCTGA
- a CDS encoding sigma-70 family RNA polymerase sigma factor, which translates to MTMAMAAIAQITPIEDIRAQLVDKAKREGGITHDDILAVMPNAENDIALLDDLMNGLMEDGIEIGQRVPSSDDLSEGDLYAELDADMDGIDMEIAAEGGNPYNWATELIDDAGYQQALDTDDVVGLYLKEAGRVPLLTAEQEVELAKRMERGVLAQKKLDEMGDRLSPDDVYTLKDYLLDAEAAQEHLVRANARLVISVAKKYIGRGVHFLDLIQEGNIGLIRATNKFEYRRGHKFSTYATWWIRQAVSRAVADQGRTIRVPVHMGDQLNRMRRVQLQLLQDLGREPTLEELAIGMETTPDKVEHLMEISRRPVSLETPIDEEGDSTFGDFVEDTSTPAPADEVATHLLHEQLQGALNRLPSREAQILRLRYGLEDGRVYTLEEVGQTIGVTRERVRQLEAQALNRLRQSSAHIILRDYLYGE; encoded by the coding sequence ATGACTATGGCTATGGCTGCAATCGCACAGATCACACCAATCGAAGACATCCGCGCACAGCTGGTGGACAAGGCCAAGCGCGAGGGTGGCATCACGCATGATGACATCCTTGCCGTCATGCCCAACGCCGAGAATGACATCGCGCTTCTCGACGACCTGATGAATGGACTCATGGAAGACGGGATCGAGATCGGCCAGCGCGTGCCGTCCTCGGATGACCTGTCTGAAGGAGACCTGTATGCCGAACTCGATGCCGACATGGACGGCATCGATATGGAGATCGCCGCGGAAGGCGGCAATCCGTACAACTGGGCGACCGAACTGATCGATGACGCCGGCTACCAGCAGGCGCTCGATACCGACGATGTCGTCGGCCTGTACTTGAAGGAAGCCGGTCGCGTTCCCCTGCTCACGGCCGAGCAGGAAGTTGAGCTCGCCAAGCGCATGGAGCGCGGCGTGCTGGCTCAGAAGAAGCTCGATGAGATGGGCGACCGCCTGTCTCCCGATGACGTCTACACCCTGAAGGACTACTTGTTGGACGCCGAGGCCGCACAGGAGCACCTCGTGCGCGCCAATGCGCGTCTGGTCATCAGCGTCGCAAAGAAATACATCGGGCGCGGCGTGCACTTCCTCGATCTGATCCAGGAAGGCAACATCGGCCTGATTCGCGCGACCAACAAGTTCGAATACCGCCGCGGTCACAAGTTCAGCACGTACGCCACGTGGTGGATTCGCCAGGCCGTCAGCCGCGCCGTGGCCGATCAGGGCCGCACGATTCGTGTGCCAGTGCACATGGGCGATCAGCTCAACCGCATGCGCCGCGTGCAGCTCCAGCTCCTGCAGGATCTGGGCCGCGAGCCGACGCTCGAGGAGCTCGCCATCGGCATGGAGACCACGCCGGACAAGGTTGAGCATCTGATGGAGATCAGCCGCCGCCCGGTGAGCCTCGAAACCCCGATCGACGAAGAGGGCGACAGCACCTTCGGCGATTTCGTGGAGGACACCAGCACGCCGGCCCCGGCCGACGAGGTGGCGACTCACCTGCTGCACGAACAGCTTCAGGGCGCGCTCAACCGCCTGCCCAGCCGCGAGGCGCAGATCCTGCGCTTGCGTTACGGGCTGGAAGACGGCCGCGTCTACACGCTGGAGGAGGTCGGCCAGACCATCGGTGTCACCCGCGAGCGCGTGCGTCAGCTTGAGGCACAGGCGCTGAACCGCCTGCGCCAATCGAGCGCGCACATTATCCTGCGCGACTACCTGTACGGGGAGTAG